Below is a genomic region from Citrobacter tructae.
TCTGGCGGGTGAAACCCTGAACGAGCATGAAGTTGCCCAGTTTAAAACGGCCGTGCTGGTGTTCCTCGGTGCAGAATACGCGCGTCGCGAATGGGTACAGCAGTATCACATTGGCGCGCTGCGTAATAACAACCAGCGTCAGTTCAAACTGCTGGGTGCGGATGTTGGCTTCGACTCCATCAACGACCGTCCGATGGCCGAAGAGCTGTCCAAACTGCTGAGCAAGCAGAACGAACAGAACCTGCTGCCGAAAACCATCTTGTACTGCCTGAACCCGCGCGATAACGAAGTGCTGGGCACCATGATCGGCAACTTCCAGGGCGAAGGGATGCCAGGCAAGATGCAGTTTGGTTCCGGCTGGTGGTTTAACGATCAGAAAGACGGTATGGAACGTCAAATGACGCAGCTGGCGCAGCTGGGTCTGCTGAGCCGTTTTGTCGGCATGCTGACTGACAGCCGTAGCTTCCTGTCATACACGCGCCATGAGTATTTCCGCCGTATCCTGTGCCAGATGATTGGTCGTTGGGTAGCTGCGGGTGAAGCACCGGCAGACATCCAGTTGCTGGGTGAAATGGTGAGAAATATCTGCTTCAACAATGCGCGCGATTACTTCGCTATTGAACTGAACTAAGGTCCGGGTTGATATGCAATACATCAAGATCCATACGTTGGATAACGTTGCGGTTGCACTGGCCGATCTGTCGCAAGGCACGCAAGTGAGTGTTGATAGCCATACCGTAACGCTTCGACAGGACGTTGTACGTGGACATAAATTTGCGCTGAGCGATATTGCTCAGGGTGAGAACGTCATTAAATACGGCCTGCCAATTGGTCATGCTCTGGCGGATATTGCAGCGGGTGAACATATCCATGCTCACAATACGCGTACCAATCTGAGCGATCTGGATGAATATAGCTATCAACCCGCCTTTCAGGAGCCTGAAGGACAACCAGCAGATCGCGACGTACAGATCTACCGTCGTGCTAACGGCGATGTTGGGGTGCGTAACGAACTGTGGATCCTGCCGACAGTTGGCTGCGTCAACGCCATGGCGCGTCAGATGCAGACCCGTTTCCTGAAAGAGACCAACGATGCCGAAGGCATCGACGGCGTTCATCTCTTCAGCCACACCTACGGCTGTTCGCAACTGGGTGACGATCACATCAACACCCGCACCATGCTGCAAAATATGGTGCGCCATCCGAACGCGGGCGCGGTGCTGGTGGTGGGCCTCGGTTGTGAAAACAACCAGGTTGATGTCTTCCGCGAAACCTTGGGCGAGTTTGATCCTGAACGAGTTCACTTCATGGTCTGCCAGCACCAGGAAGACGAAGTGGAGGTGGGGATCGAACATCTCCATCAGCTGTACGACGTGATGCGTCACGATAAGCGCGAGCCGGGTAAGCTGGGTGAGCTGAAGTTTGGTCTGGAATGCGGCGGCTCTGACGGTCTGTCTGGTATTACCGCCAACCCGATGCTGGGGCGTTTCTCTGACTACGTGATCGGCAACGGCGGTACCACCGTACTGACCGAAGTGCCGGAAATGTTTGGCGCTGAGCAACTGCTGATGAGTCATTGCCGTGACGAAGAGACGTTTGGCAAGCTGGTAACGATGGTCAATGACTTTAAGCAGTATTTCATTGCTCACGACCAGCCGATTTATGAGAACCCGTCGCCGGGTAACAAGGCGGGGGGCATCACCACGCTGGAAGATAAATCGCTGGGTTGCACGCAGAAAGCGGGTTCCAGTCAGGTTGTCGATGTACTGCGCTATGGCGAGCGCCTGAAAACGCACGGTCTGAATCTGTTAAGCGCACCGGGCAATGATGCTGTTGCGACCAGTGCGCTGGCGGGCGCGGGCTGCCATATGGTGTTGTTCAGCACCGGGCGTGGAACACCTTACGGTGGTTTTGTGCCGACGGTGAAAATTGCCACTAACAGCGAACTGGCGGCGAAGAAAAAGCACTGGATTGATTTTGACGCTGGACAGCTGATCCACGGTAAAGCTATGCCTCAGTTGCTGAATGAGTTTGTCGATACCATCGTAGAGTTTGCCAACGGCAAGCAGACTTGCAATGAACGTAACGATTTCCGCGAACTGGCTATCTTTAAAAGCGGAGTAACATTGTAATTACCCTTCATCTTTCGCGCGACAGCCGCGTTGGCTGCGTTCATTCCCCCGGTCACTTACTCCAGTAAGCTCCCGGGGATGTCTGAACTTGCCGCCTTGCTGTAGCACGAAATCTCTTGGGTAATCGAAATCGAGTGGATTTAAAAAACGGCGTTTCATAATATGGAGCGCCGTTTGTTTTTGTGATTTCTGACAAGGATCTTCCATGACCGCGTATTGGCTGGCCCAGGGCGTAGGTGTCATCGCCTTTCTGATCGGCATTACCACTTTCTTCAATCGCGATGAACGGCGGT
It encodes:
- a CDS encoding UxaA family hydrolase, producing the protein MQYIKIHTLDNVAVALADLSQGTQVSVDSHTVTLRQDVVRGHKFALSDIAQGENVIKYGLPIGHALADIAAGEHIHAHNTRTNLSDLDEYSYQPAFQEPEGQPADRDVQIYRRANGDVGVRNELWILPTVGCVNAMARQMQTRFLKETNDAEGIDGVHLFSHTYGCSQLGDDHINTRTMLQNMVRHPNAGAVLVVGLGCENNQVDVFRETLGEFDPERVHFMVCQHQEDEVEVGIEHLHQLYDVMRHDKREPGKLGELKFGLECGGSDGLSGITANPMLGRFSDYVIGNGGTTVLTEVPEMFGAEQLLMSHCRDEETFGKLVTMVNDFKQYFIAHDQPIYENPSPGNKAGGITTLEDKSLGCTQKAGSSQVVDVLRYGERLKTHGLNLLSAPGNDAVATSALAGAGCHMVLFSTGRGTPYGGFVPTVKIATNSELAAKKKHWIDFDAGQLIHGKAMPQLLNEFVDTIVEFANGKQTCNERNDFRELAIFKSGVTL